The DNA segment CCCACAGCCAAACCACCCCGCTTACAATAGAGCTGAGGGATGCACTGGATTTCGGGGTTATCTCCAATGAAAACGGCACCTGCAGTATGGATAATCAGGGCAACCTTACCGGCAGCGGTGGACAAAGCTGCTTCGGCACGGGAATACGCTCTAAATTTTGGGTCTGGGGCGATGTAGGATACTCTTTCTTTGTGCTCGTCAGCGGCAGTACCAGCAATGGTATTACCTTCAACCCCGTCATTAAGGGCAATGCCAGTAGAACCATCAATACCAATGGCAGGAGAAATGTACGGATAGTCGGCGATTTAGTGCTAAATAATGTCACACCCGGTAATTTTGGCATTAGTTATTTGGTCTCCGTCAACTACGAATAAATAATAAAGCCTTTATTTTCAATAGCTTATATAAACTCACTGCCATCACCCAGCGTAAATACCCTTATTGACATCAGCTATAGGCTGGCACTAAGGTAGCTCTATGAAAACCCCATGGACGCTATTGCTACTACTATTACTATCAGCCCCCAACAGCTGGGCGCTGGAGTTAGCG comes from the Oceanicoccus sagamiensis genome and includes:
- a CDS encoding DUF4402 domain-containing protein, which encodes MRVIKTTHAQTRYWLQRAALALLLACCQLAHSQTTPLTIELRDALDFGVISNENGTCSMDNQGNLTGSGGQSCFGTGIRSKFWVWGDVGYSFFVLVSGSTSNGITFNPVIKGNASRTINTNGRRNVRIVGDLVLNNVTPGNFGISYLVSVNYE